Part of the Zingiber officinale cultivar Zhangliang chromosome 6A, Zo_v1.1, whole genome shotgun sequence genome, cctcacatcttcttggagatcaagtggtggcccgattctagcttagagaagaaggagagaaaacttgtatcccttggagcattggtggtgttttctcttcatccttggagaagctcttgttgtggccgaaccttgaaaggaggagaagaaggtgctttggtggtttctcatctcggaagatcgttgcccacacaacgtccgaggttagaagaggaatacggtagaagacctagaggtttttgcttgcaaaagaaaaggtatactagtatttaatttccgcatcatactagttttatcttcatgtaaaaataccaaatacaagaggcatgcgattctagtatttcgaatttgttttcgatgttgtgttcttttgtttttcttttccttgtgatttgattgttcttttcgattgacctaaagttttttaaggaaattaaatattagctttccttaaaaggctttgtctaggcggtggtggttgttcccatatctaagaaggccaggtgcctcgccatgcagtcctgaaagctaattttggaaattaatatttaatggaattaataacctaggtgatttggatcgaacgtgttaagttccgcaggcgatccaagtttaatttaaaagaacacatggtagctaggaaaggttcagacctttgtacaaaatttttgtacagtggaaccattaggttttccgagtagcaaccaacatataaAACATAAACTTCCTTGAAGGGTGGTTGTACATATTCCATTACTTGACATATTATGACATTAGATATTCTCTAACACCTCATAATTATAGGAGTTCTGAGGGTCAGTATAAAAATGAGTCATCTTCGTTGGTAGGTACGCTTTACAAGGTCAGAAAATACATAAATCTATtgttattgttcatcttcttctccacttttcgTTGGGCTGTTGTACTGACTTGAGCCTTAGAGTGTCTGCGCTTGAGACCCCCTCGATTCTTGCTCTAACACTCTCTTTTGCTCTCTTTGCGGTGTGCGCAAGAAGGATTGCCAGGAAGGAGTGTCAGGTGTCATCTCTTCTTCATCACAAAGTCTTCTTTCAGTCAATAATAGAGTCATCTATCCAGTATGTCATCTCCATCATTTTAAGGTATGATCATTAATTATAGTATCAtatttgtaacaccccaaatttcatgatttagagttctaaaagaccttattaaaatctagaaatgttttagaaaaattctagagatttttagaaatttttagagtatttttatggaatttttggagttcgtttggtatttttaccaagagaaagaagtttaaaaaaaaataaaagaaaaataaacttgtagaagctgggtttcaAACCCAGAACCTCCGGCTTGAACCAAAACAGGCCCAACCAATCGAGctaagctcgttttgttaaccataTATGGGAATCAATTGACTTAAGGTATAGTTTTGGAaataaccctagtataagaatAGCATTAGTAAGTTATTTtccgaaaacctaaaatttctctcAAAACTCTTTTCTCTCACGCGGCGTCGGCGACTTCTCTCTGGCGGAATCGCGGCAGCAAGCAACCATGTCTCCGGTGACCGGCGAGCTCCCTCctccgcggattcttcacaagtCCGAGCTTCCCTCGGCAAGGAGAGTGCACGGGCATGAGAAGAGGCCGAAAGATGCAAGTTTCCAAACCCTAGAGCTTGCTTCCTCCTTCGGTtgggggctcatccgaaccctaggttttccttcggctgtaagtccaagaataagaggtgagttgctactcacctgcagtaggagaggTTTTCGGATTTTGATTGAGAGTTTTCTCTTGTCCGGTTTCTTTCAGATGTTTTGAGGTTTATGATCTTGATGGATTCGGTTTTAATCTCCTTGCTATACAAAGAGTGTAAACAGCCCTTGCATTTAGCACTGAAAGTTTTAGTTTCTGGCCACTTCAATGACCATGAACGGATTTCTGTTAAGTGGCAGTCTTAGTTCCTTTCTTACTGTATCGAGTATGAAATGGTTGTAATTTAGCAATTCAGTGTAGGATTCCCTGAGAGGTACGAGCATGGACAACTCTTTTGCATCAAGCATTAGTTAGTTTTATTGTTTACTTAATGAACAAGAATAGACAAGTAGTGGAATGGTTAGGTATTCTATTAAATCTTGTTTTAAGTTTACGAGTAGTTCAAGGATTATATTTTTCCTTCTTTGATTGTGGCAGCAGTAGAACCTTTTATTCCTGCCGTGAGCAGGATTAGTTTCTGATTCGATTTTTTAGTTAGCAGTTCAGATTTGTATTCCTTTACTTTAAGTAGCATTCTGTTtttttacaacatgtttagaagccctaaagtagcattctttgccctgtttttacagcatgtttagaagaccTAAAGTAGCATTCCTTGCTTTTTTTTCAGTATGTTAGAAAGCTTAGAGTTTCATTCttttgccctgtttttacagtGTGGTTAAaaggcttaaagttgctttcttttgtttagtttatagcatgatcagtaagcccaAAGTTACTTGCTTttactctatttttatagcatgcagatttttataagtaaagtatgcagatttttgataggcttaatatgcagagttttggttaagctttgcatgcagatttatgttaagctttgtatacagattttcaatacgtagggtgtgttctagtgcacaccaagtgcttgataaaatgcttagctcaatataatgctacagtaggcattttaatagctcagtaaatgcagtagaagcatttaaaataacttatttagtcttgcttcagcttatatgggactacggtccaatgggtgggctcccacagtcgcctctaggttcagataacctagttctaggttcagataacctagtaaaagcaagataagaaaattagctatgaaatcagtattttattttcagcaatggcactgtactggattagatatccattgggttgggctcccacagtcgtccctaggtttagataacctagtaaaccctactagactcggaacttgcaatcccgggtttagttagggatgcgcgcacagcaagtacagttgccgggcccatcagcagcatgattattattttgatctattatgtaaatagttttcaaaacttcacaaattagttatgtgaatacaagttagactcagtttagcattaattagtttagcttaggtatcaattcagtttcttattgatacacatgatagttctatgattagctttacatgttagtatttcaattagttcctttgctatttatgagtatgattagctatacatgtttagtatttcagttagcatgatatgatttctttgctattcatgagcatgagtagctatacatgttagtttccagttagttgatttcttggctatttatgagcatgagtagctttacatgttagcattcagttttagcatgtttttatttatatacatgcatatcgagattttgtgagtaggatagcgctcactaagcttttagcttatagatactattttcctcctactgcagataaaggaaaaggaaaagtataagaaggaaggcgacaaggagatgctgtgacagtgtgtgtgatgccaggactatggagagatccagagttcgctagtgaattttcgggacctacctgtttagagttttagtttatgttattatgaagttgagattgtaattgagtttatttccgcattgtagtttgatacctcctattgttggagtgatatggttgtttgccactgctagagtagtttcatatttttattgtgctattatactgcgtggttgtgaaattatatgttccagccgcctgtggctgagtatacatgttatgtatcccagtttgaggtcaccggtacaggggagactctgccgaaatttttcaatagagtttctatgtgatttttaatcataccggttaagtagagttagtagtcaagtagcgtccacctttagagaatagtagtagtgtagaaaggtgggtcgctaCAATATTGATTTTAGATATTACAATAACTaggtttaattttattatgtgatTATTCTTTTTAGCCATAACCGAGTTTTGTCAATCTGCAGGTATTAATATTTTCAGTatttattttaaactaaaatatTGTATGCATTATTTGTATAGTATTTTTAGAACAATTAAGTGGCTAAAGTGTTTAAGAAATTAACGGCTAtgtaaattaaatacaaaaaattaatttaacagtATGTTAAGtatttaaaaataaagaattGTTAAATTATTAGAAAGAAATATTAGATTATAGTTGATGCAATATTATATAGATTAATATTGCATTTATTTatgagagattaattttaaagagaattaattcTACAAGATATAGAATTTAAAAGGGTTAAGATaatttataaagttaattaatatttatttaaatatttaataaaattatgtAAAGAGAAAGACTTTTGATTGGTGGTTACTCAAGAGTAGTCAGTCTAGTGCCATGTTTGTAAAATTGTGATCTTGGATCATAAGATCGTACGATCCTATGATTCAGAAGCATACATTGAGTTAGGATCATGCAGAATCAATTTTGATCGTACGATTCTATGATCCAGAAGTATAAATTGAGTCAGGATCGTGTAGAATCGATTTTTATAGTAGGAATGTAACAAGATCGTTAAGATCGGAACAGAATCAGTAGGATTGTAATAGGATTAGAGCAGAATATGTGAAAATTTTGAGATGTCATAACTTTTTACTCGGATTAAACTACgagatttataatatataaaatcaaattttgttcaaagatctttaataaattttaaagtttatctTTAACTATCCTATTTCAAatccaaaaaatatcatttaaattctttTCGGAGGTTCAGAAGATGTTatctttttattatatttttttcatcttgttagagttttaaattatttaaacatatgtttaattatttttgaattagtttttgatcaataatattctgtcatttttttttctaaaatgatgaattttTGAATGCCTATTGTCTAATATTGTATGATATCactcaatttttaaaaaattatttttgacattcatatttgaatcaaactATTTAATAACATCTGTTATGTACGTTATGTCTTTTATTAGTCTTTAAATTGGATtattgaatgtgttattattattgtattaataaaatttttatattttttaaattttatgatatgaaaatataaatattattacggtacgataattaaattattagttaatttaaatttatatatctatTATATGATTCTATATTTAATgtgtaaataaatattttaaatatttttttaattattaattttttaaggaTTTTTAGCGTAGAATTACGATTCTGCGAACCACTGTGGTCCTCTTTGATGCGTACACCTgtcggtattttttttttttttttgtgttttctttCCCCACGCTAAACCGGTAACCGACGTTGCCAGTAGTGTTCTCTCCCGGCGGTCGACCTGCTGGCCTAAGCAGTCGCTGCCCGCCGCCGGTGATGAAGCGGAAGAAGTGGAGGGCGGAGGAAGAGGCGACGCTTATTCGGGAGTATGCGGCCCTTCTATCGCCGGCGGCTCGCTCGTCCCTGGGCGCTCTCCTCGTCGCTCGGCTCCGCACGCGGGAGAAGAAGTTCCAGCCGATCGCCGACCGGGTGAACGCCGCTCACAACCTCCGCGACCCCAACGCCTTCCCCTTCCTCTGGTCCTGGCGCGACATCTCCGTCAAGATCCACAACATGCGCCACCAGTTCCTCCACGTCAAGCGCAAGATCCACTCCCTCCCCACCAACCTTCACGACGAGCACGCCCTCCATCTATGGCCCAACTTCATCATCTACAAGCAGGTCTTTGGCGACCATCACGATCCCCTCCACCGCCCCTCCCTCGAAACCGCTGCTCTCGACGAGAATCGCTTCGACGATGATAGCATAAACGAAGAAGACGATGGATATGATGACGTTGAGGAGGACGATGGGGTCCAGTTGTTGGATGACTTCTCTTACTCCGACCAAGAATTGATGGAGAAAGACGAAAGGGGTATTGCAACAACTGTAGATCAAGGGGAAGAATCAGAGGAATTAGGGTTAGAATTGCCAAGCAAAGATCCTAGCCACTTCCGCAGGAAAAAAGTGGAATTTTTTAGTTCCAAGATGGTAGAGATTGGTGAGATTGCAATGAGGAGGGAGGAAAGGAGACGCGAAAAAGAATTGGTGAGAGAGGAGGAGTATCTGGAGAGGGAACTGCAAAAAAGGGCATTTGTGCACCAGAGGGAGATGGACGAGGAGGAGGACAGGAGGCTGCAATGGAGAAAGAGGAGGCtaagggaggagaggagggaaGTAGAGGATATGGAGTGGAGAGAAAGGATCCTGGTGATGCAGATGGAGCACGAGAAACAGGCTATGCAAATGCAAGCCGATGCTTTTCAAGCTCAGATGCAAATGATTGCCATCTTGGTGAGGATTATTTGCCAATTCCTTGGAGGAGGAGCAGGTGGTTCTGATGGTGGAATTGGGGGAATGCAACATCAAGTGATGCAGCCACAGCAACAAGAGCAACAAGAGTCACCTGAAACATTGGTTGGAGACAATGGAAAGAACGGAGATGACTCTACCACGCACTATGTGTAGATTTCATGTAAGTTTGTACATTAATTCTTTGTTTCCA contains:
- the LOC121997817 gene encoding stress response protein NST1-like; its protein translation is MKRKKWRAEEEATLIREYAALLSPAARSSLGALLVARLRTREKKFQPIADRVNAAHNLRDPNAFPFLWSWRDISVKIHNMRHQFLHVKRKIHSLPTNLHDEHALHLWPNFIIYKQVFGDHHDPLHRPSLETAALDENRFDDDSINEEDDGYDDVEEDDGVQLLDDFSYSDQELMEKDERGIATTVDQGEESEELGLELPSKDPSHFRRKKVEFFSSKMVEIGEIAMRREERRREKELVREEEYLERELQKRAFVHQREMDEEEDRRLQWRKRRLREERREVEDMEWRERILVMQMEHEKQAMQMQADAFQAQMQMIAILVRIICQFLGGGAGGSDGGIGGMQHQVMQPQQQEQQESPETLVGDNGKNGDDSTTHYV